The Nitrospira tepida genome includes a window with the following:
- a CDS encoding copper resistance protein NlpE N-terminal domain-containing protein — translation MKLLPWVMPALMLWAMLAGCAESPTVRQLQEIRSGAPPAGSPKTPSGFRLPATFVGNLPCADCAGIRYQLNLWPDGLFFLRTTYLEKPVAAGETDRFDEIGLWSFSADRRKLSLRGSRGARESFTVVRPDLLRKLDQKGRPIASELNYDLTRQKTVEPLEPRLLLRGLYSYYADAGRLKECFTGRTFPVATEQDNVALEVTYLKLQQEPGQWLLANLEARVVRRPKMEGAGEQPVIVVERFIKILPGETCETSMSTTELEQAY, via the coding sequence ATGAAACTACTCCCGTGGGTGATGCCGGCGTTGATGCTCTGGGCCATGTTGGCCGGGTGTGCGGAATCACCGACCGTTCGGCAACTACAGGAGATCCGTTCCGGTGCCCCGCCCGCTGGTTCGCCAAAGACACCATCTGGATTCCGGCTGCCGGCCACGTTTGTCGGGAATCTTCCCTGTGCCGACTGTGCAGGCATCCGCTACCAGCTCAACCTGTGGCCGGATGGACTGTTCTTCCTGAGGACCACCTATCTGGAAAAGCCGGTCGCGGCGGGAGAAACGGACAGGTTCGACGAGATCGGTCTCTGGTCCTTCTCCGCGGATCGCCGCAAGCTGAGTTTACGAGGCAGTCGCGGAGCCAGAGAGAGCTTTACCGTCGTCCGCCCGGATCTGCTCCGCAAGCTGGATCAGAAGGGACGGCCGATCGCATCGGAGCTGAATTACGATCTCACACGCCAGAAGACGGTCGAGCCGTTGGAACCGAGGTTGCTGCTCCGCGGACTGTACTCGTACTATGCGGACGCTGGCAGGCTGAAGGAATGCTTCACCGGGCGCACATTCCCGGTGGCCACGGAGCAGGACAACGTGGCGCTCGAAGTTACGTATCTCAAGCTGCAACAGGAGCCGGGCCAATGGTTGTTGGCGAACCTGGAGGCTCGCGTCGTCCGGCGACCAAAAATGGAGGGAGCCGGCGAGCAGCCTGTCATCGTGGTCGAACGGTTCATCAAAATCCTTCCCGGAGAAACCTGCGAAACGTCCATGTCCACGACGGAGTTGGAGCAAGCCTATTGA
- the htpX gene encoding zinc metalloprotease HtpX: MNRLKTAMLLATLTALMLWAGFALGGQQGLLTALVLAGLMNIVSYWWSDRIALRMHRAQQIPEDETPELHEILRTLAKRADIPTPKLYLIPEQAPNAFATGRNPQHAAVAVTAGLTQLLTRDEIAGVLAHELGHIKNRDTLIMTVAATLAGALTMLARFGMLTGGARSPDDRGRGSNPLVTMVAVMLAPVAAALIQMAISRSREFLADDAGAELTGHPLGLAQALRKISVAGRQIPMQSGSPATAHLFIMNPLSGGGWTSLFSTHPPVEQRIARLEAMARRRGA; this comes from the coding sequence ATGAATCGTCTGAAAACCGCCATGCTGTTGGCGACGCTCACCGCGTTGATGCTGTGGGCGGGGTTTGCGCTTGGCGGTCAACAGGGGCTCCTCACTGCCTTGGTCCTTGCGGGTCTGATGAACATCGTCTCCTACTGGTGGTCGGATCGGATCGCCTTGCGGATGCATCGCGCGCAACAGATCCCAGAAGACGAGACGCCCGAGCTGCATGAGATCCTGCGCACCCTCGCGAAGCGTGCGGACATTCCCACGCCCAAACTCTATCTGATTCCCGAGCAGGCGCCCAACGCCTTTGCGACCGGTCGCAACCCCCAGCATGCGGCCGTGGCGGTGACCGCAGGCCTGACGCAACTCCTCACTCGTGACGAGATCGCAGGGGTGTTGGCCCACGAACTGGGCCACATCAAGAATCGAGACACGCTGATCATGACGGTCGCGGCCACCTTGGCCGGAGCCTTGACCATGCTGGCGCGCTTCGGAATGCTGACGGGTGGAGCCCGTTCACCGGATGATCGAGGCCGAGGCAGCAATCCGCTGGTCACGATGGTTGCGGTCATGCTGGCGCCGGTGGCCGCGGCCTTGATTCAGATGGCCATCTCACGATCCCGGGAGTTCCTCGCGGACGACGCAGGCGCCGAACTCACAGGTCATCCGCTGGGCCTGGCGCAGGCGTTGCGTAAGATCTCAGTCGCCGGTCGTCAGATCCCGATGCAATCGGGATCGCCCGCCACCGCCCATCTGTTCATCATGAATCCCCTGTCCGGAGGAGGCTGGACTTCGCTCTTCAGCACCCACCCGCCAGTGGAACAAAGAATCGCGCGGCTGGAAGCGATGGCAAGACGGAGAGGCGCATAA
- a CDS encoding DUF488 domain-containing protein has product MPPPIIWTIGHSTRPIETFLALLQSHGIRRLVDVRTIPRSRHNPQFNREALRQSLQEAGIAYSHAKELGGLRKPVKDSPNLGWKNASFRGYADYMQTPAFWNAVDDLMATATETPTVIKCAEAVPWRCHRSMIADALLTRDWTVRHIMTQERADEHQLTPFAKREGPRLFYPAPADEDAPRLY; this is encoded by the coding sequence ATGCCACCCCCTATCATCTGGACGATCGGTCATTCGACCAGACCGATCGAGACCTTCCTTGCCCTGCTCCAATCCCACGGCATCCGCCGACTGGTGGACGTACGGACAATCCCTCGCTCCCGTCACAATCCCCAGTTCAACCGCGAAGCCCTCCGCCAGAGCTTGCAGGAAGCCGGGATCGCGTATAGCCACGCCAAGGAACTCGGCGGCTTGCGCAAACCCGTCAAGGACTCCCCGAACCTTGGATGGAAGAACGCCAGCTTCCGTGGCTACGCCGACTATATGCAGACGCCGGCGTTTTGGAACGCCGTGGATGACTTAATGGCGACAGCAACGGAGACCCCCACAGTCATCAAGTGCGCCGAGGCGGTGCCCTGGCGCTGCCACCGGTCGATGATCGCGGATGCGCTGCTCACGCGAGACTGGACGGTCCGGCACATCATGACGCAAGAGCGAGCGGACGAGCACCAACTCACCCCGTTCGCCAAGAGGGAAGGGCCACGCCTGTTCTATCCGGCTCCCGCGGATGAGGATGCTCCGCGGCTGTACTAG
- a CDS encoding DUF2784 domain-containing protein, which translates to MLYSWLANLIVLLHLGFVLFVVFGGLFVYRWPHVIWWHLPAAIWGAAVEFGGWLCPLTPLEIWLRAKAGNEGYQGDFIEHYIMPIVYPADLTRTTQIALGLVVVAVNVAVYGWYWRRGMRRDCVGERRT; encoded by the coding sequence ATGCTCTATTCCTGGCTTGCCAACCTGATTGTATTGCTGCACCTGGGCTTCGTGCTCTTTGTTGTCTTTGGGGGGCTGTTCGTCTATCGCTGGCCACACGTGATCTGGTGGCACCTGCCGGCTGCAATCTGGGGTGCGGCCGTGGAATTCGGCGGATGGCTATGCCCGCTGACGCCGCTTGAGATCTGGCTCCGCGCGAAGGCCGGCAACGAGGGGTACCAGGGGGATTTCATCGAGCACTACATCATGCCGATTGTCTATCCTGCCGATCTGACCAGGACGACTCAAATCGCGCTGGGGCTGGTGGTCGTGGCGGTGAACGTTGCGGTCTATGGATGGTACTGGCGGCGCGGGATGCGGCGGGACTGCGTGGGAGAACGCCGGACCTGA
- a CDS encoding PrsW family glutamic-type intramembrane protease has product MAHPDSQSGASASDPPPSQGTILLICIAGPDRGKRFAIRTQPLLLGQSSQCDVLSDDPEVSARHARFWADGLHARCQPIETAVVFVDGHRIQEALLLPQQQIRIGRSTWQCGDGRAQTGMRFDGWLDDLSGRISSVAGVERIEGFSARDMFSEVFRSRTDEEVEEYFTVGTPATTPPLSQVETNWPKPWVFFKTFTLSVMVYLAFVFAMKEFNNPKLIPGLIMTGAFLIPVSVLIFFFEMNVVRNVSLYQVVKLVLLGGVISLVLSLFLFKWTDLSSWLGAMSAGIVEEIGKAAALLLVVNNLKYRWTLNGLLFGAAVGTGFSAFESAGYALLSGLSYGQEAMLDIITLRGLLSMLGLHVIWTSMVGAALWRVRGAKSFSLEMVREPRFMRVFLLAVGLHMIWNAPFTLPFYLKYLALGFVAWVVNLGLIQVGLKEIREAQQQERAARA; this is encoded by the coding sequence ATGGCCCATCCGGATTCGCAGAGCGGCGCCTCGGCTTCCGATCCTCCTCCTTCTCAGGGCACGATTCTACTCATTTGTATTGCCGGACCTGATCGCGGCAAACGGTTCGCCATCCGGACCCAGCCGTTGCTGCTGGGCCAGTCGTCGCAGTGCGACGTGTTGAGCGACGATCCCGAGGTCTCCGCGCGGCATGCTCGGTTCTGGGCGGATGGCCTCCATGCCCGTTGCCAACCGATTGAGACAGCGGTCGTCTTCGTCGATGGACATCGAATTCAGGAGGCGCTGTTGCTCCCGCAGCAGCAGATTCGGATCGGCCGGTCCACCTGGCAATGCGGAGACGGCCGCGCCCAGACCGGCATGCGCTTCGACGGCTGGCTCGACGACCTCAGCGGGCGCATCAGTTCGGTCGCGGGCGTCGAGCGCATCGAAGGGTTCAGCGCGCGGGACATGTTCTCCGAGGTCTTCCGGTCGAGGACCGACGAGGAGGTGGAGGAATACTTTACGGTCGGCACGCCGGCCACGACCCCGCCGCTGAGCCAGGTCGAGACCAACTGGCCCAAGCCCTGGGTGTTCTTCAAAACGTTCACCCTCTCGGTCATGGTGTACCTGGCCTTCGTGTTCGCGATGAAGGAGTTCAACAACCCGAAGCTTATTCCGGGCCTCATCATGACCGGCGCGTTTCTGATTCCGGTCTCCGTGCTGATTTTCTTCTTCGAGATGAACGTGGTGCGCAACGTCTCGCTCTACCAGGTCGTCAAGCTGGTGCTGCTGGGCGGGGTGATTTCTCTCGTCCTGTCGCTCTTCCTGTTCAAATGGACGGACCTCAGCAGTTGGCTCGGCGCGATGAGCGCCGGCATCGTGGAGGAAATCGGCAAGGCGGCGGCCTTGTTGCTGGTGGTGAACAACCTCAAGTACCGCTGGACGCTCAACGGTCTCCTGTTCGGGGCGGCCGTTGGGACGGGGTTCTCGGCGTTCGAATCGGCGGGCTACGCGCTCTTGTCCGGCCTGAGTTATGGGCAAGAGGCCATGCTGGACATCATTACCCTGCGGGGGCTGCTGAGCATGTTGGGGCTCCATGTGATCTGGACCTCCATGGTCGGCGCTGCGCTGTGGCGTGTGCGAGGCGCGAAATCCTTCAGCCTTGAGATGGTGCGCGAGCCTCGGTTCATGCGGGTCTTTCTGTTGGCCGTGGGCTTGCACATGATCTGGAATGCCCCCTTCACCCTGCCGTTTTATCTCAAGTACCTGGCGCTCGGATTCGTGGCCTGGGTCGTCAATCTCGGATTGATTCAGGTCGGGCTCAAGGAAATCCGCGAAGCGCAGCAACAGGAGCGGGCTGCCAGGGCCTGA
- a CDS encoding FAD:protein FMN transferase, giving the protein MLPRSLFAIRVMRVRIFQIPVLFLLSVNLSCASVPANAQPVLVKRSQMQMGTLVTVTSVAPTETVAQAAATAAFHEIHRLEALISTWIPTSELSQANAAAGRKPVRISPETLAVLKRSLEIAAWTDGGFNIAIGPAAEAWSVTERQQIPSERELQDLRDLVDLSQIQLDDTAGTVFLSKPGMKVDVGGIGKGYAADLAARAMQRAGATAGVVALSGDIKTFGRLPGGSRFPVGIRHPRKEDELLAYVELQDEAISTAGDYERFFERDGMRYHHILDPTTLRPARGCRSVTVIAREGALADGLDTGIFVMGPERGMDLVERLPDVEAVIVDEAGTVRVSSGLTGRVRMLME; this is encoded by the coding sequence ATGTTGCCTCGATCTCTTTTTGCCATCCGGGTGATGCGCGTTCGGATCTTCCAGATCCCCGTCTTATTCTTGCTGAGTGTGAACCTGAGTTGCGCCTCCGTCCCCGCGAATGCCCAGCCGGTGCTCGTCAAGCGGTCTCAGATGCAGATGGGAACCCTCGTGACAGTCACCTCCGTGGCGCCGACTGAAACGGTGGCACAGGCCGCCGCCACAGCCGCGTTTCACGAAATCCATCGCTTGGAAGCATTGATCAGCACTTGGATTCCGACGAGCGAGCTGTCGCAAGCCAACGCAGCGGCCGGTCGGAAGCCGGTGCGAATCAGTCCGGAGACCTTGGCCGTCCTCAAACGTTCACTGGAGATCGCCGCATGGACCGATGGCGGGTTCAACATCGCGATCGGTCCGGCGGCGGAGGCCTGGAGCGTGACGGAGCGGCAGCAGATTCCCAGCGAGCGCGAGCTCCAGGATCTTCGCGATCTTGTCGATCTTTCACAAATCCAATTGGATGACACGGCCGGCACTGTGTTTCTGTCCAAACCGGGCATGAAGGTGGACGTGGGCGGAATCGGAAAGGGCTACGCGGCTGACTTGGCCGCGCGCGCGATGCAACGGGCCGGCGCCACTGCCGGAGTTGTGGCCCTCTCGGGAGACATCAAGACGTTCGGGCGGTTGCCGGGCGGCTCCCGCTTTCCAGTGGGGATCAGACATCCACGAAAGGAAGACGAGCTGCTGGCCTACGTTGAGCTTCAGGATGAAGCCATTTCCACAGCCGGCGATTATGAGCGATTCTTCGAACGGGATGGAATGCGGTATCACCATATCCTGGACCCGACGACGCTCCGTCCTGCGAGAGGGTGCCGGAGCGTGACGGTGATCGCCCGCGAGGGGGCCCTGGCCGACGGGTTGGATACGGGGATCTTTGTCATGGGGCCGGAGCGCGGGATGGACCTGGTCGAGCGGTTGCCTGACGTGGAGGCGGTTATCGTGGATGAAGCAGGGACAGTTCGGGTCTCATCGGGTCTCACCGGACGAGTCCGGATGCTCATGGAATGA
- a CDS encoding TonB-dependent receptor → MRSRSILGTLVLCLLPALPAWAEDKALEERVKKLEQMLEEREQREREGIPPGVERPELIRPETPPEEPGVGPLPEVGRERRAETQPALSFGSTGSGRLVYAKPFVSAPKAIVGGYMDFQFRTHRQRSIENGFGGLNSNFDQQRFVPFIYADITEHVKFAAEIEIEHGIREEGGPDREIEFGLEFAHIDYLIKEPFNLRAGVLLLPIGKFNLLHDSPLNDLTDRPLVSQLIIPSTVAETGAGFYGSFYPGRTGKVDYEFYVTTGPCGYDPDGTPTINEQSGTRGARQRKCAADDGFDINNGKAVVGRLAYSPMLGVEVAGSGYYGNAAPSGGSFGSNYNPLSIMAIDWTIQRGPFELIGEAAWAYARHNSRAVTGNTIGFAPGSLLTGLGGLNPLGIPPQRMSGFYIQGNYHFMPSFLAKLSPKRFGEGSTFTAVVRYDRVNTNLDFGGGQGDLEQISFGLNYRPIEDAVFKVSYQYQPQAFNPNTGERVHDSAFVISAATYF, encoded by the coding sequence ATGAGGAGTCGGTCAATCCTCGGGACGCTCGTGCTGTGCCTGCTGCCGGCCTTGCCGGCTTGGGCGGAAGACAAGGCCCTTGAGGAACGAGTGAAAAAGTTGGAGCAGATGTTGGAAGAGCGGGAACAACGCGAACGGGAGGGTATTCCTCCAGGCGTCGAGCGGCCCGAGTTGATCAGGCCGGAGACACCGCCTGAGGAGCCGGGCGTCGGTCCATTGCCCGAAGTGGGACGGGAGCGCCGGGCGGAGACGCAGCCGGCTCTGTCCTTCGGTTCCACCGGATCAGGCCGCTTGGTCTACGCCAAACCGTTCGTCTCGGCGCCGAAGGCCATTGTCGGCGGCTATATGGATTTCCAGTTTCGGACGCACCGGCAGCGCAGCATTGAGAACGGCTTTGGTGGGCTCAACAGCAACTTCGACCAGCAGCGGTTCGTGCCGTTCATCTATGCGGACATCACCGAACATGTGAAATTCGCCGCGGAAATCGAAATCGAACATGGCATTCGCGAAGAGGGCGGCCCGGACCGGGAAATTGAATTCGGGCTCGAATTCGCCCATATCGATTATTTGATCAAAGAACCCTTCAACCTGCGGGCGGGGGTCTTGCTGCTCCCGATCGGCAAGTTCAACTTGCTTCACGATTCCCCGCTCAACGATCTGACGGATCGGCCCCTCGTCAGCCAGCTCATCATCCCCTCCACCGTAGCCGAAACGGGAGCAGGCTTCTACGGCTCCTTCTATCCCGGCCGGACCGGCAAAGTGGACTACGAATTCTACGTGACGACCGGCCCATGCGGATATGACCCCGACGGCACCCCGACCATCAACGAACAATCGGGCACGCGGGGCGCTCGCCAACGCAAGTGCGCGGCCGACGACGGGTTCGACATCAACAACGGGAAGGCGGTCGTGGGACGTCTGGCCTACAGCCCAATGCTCGGCGTCGAAGTCGCCGGCTCCGGGTATTATGGGAATGCCGCTCCGAGCGGCGGGTCATTCGGCTCCAACTATAATCCCCTCAGCATCATGGCGATCGATTGGACGATTCAACGCGGGCCGTTCGAACTCATTGGCGAGGCCGCCTGGGCCTACGCAAGACACAATTCCAGGGCGGTCACGGGCAACACCATCGGATTCGCACCAGGGTCTTTGTTGACGGGGCTGGGTGGTCTCAACCCGCTCGGAATTCCGCCCCAACGGATGAGCGGCTTTTACATTCAAGGCAACTACCACTTCATGCCGAGCTTCCTGGCCAAACTGTCACCCAAACGGTTCGGCGAGGGCTCCACGTTCACCGCGGTCGTCCGTTACGACCGGGTCAACACCAACCTGGACTTCGGAGGAGGGCAAGGCGACCTGGAGCAGATTTCCTTCGGTCTCAACTATCGACCGATCGAGGATGCCGTGTTCAAGGTGAGCTATCAATATCAGCCGCAAGCGTTCAACCCCAATACGGGGGAGCGCGTTCACGACAGCGCGTTCGTGATTTCGGCTGCGACATATTTCTAA
- a CDS encoding FMN-binding protein, giving the protein MTVGLRTIVLLFLLGVSAPPSWAGRIWDSELKRYLTEQEMMHAEVYLTEEDAVKLMFPESERVRKEIVRLHPDQKAQIEARIGWKFPEETFEIYIGETGSALDGYAMVQNTIGKHKPMTYMVGVDPKGQCTNVELLVFRESRGSEVRTKRFNAQYEGKTVSDPIRINRDILNISGATMSVRSMSAGVKRALVLIDELYLKPLGRGSDQVAEKRSGKGFLDFLFNE; this is encoded by the coding sequence ATGACAGTTGGGCTTCGCACCATTGTCCTCCTCTTCTTGCTCGGAGTTTCCGCTCCTCCATCCTGGGCGGGGCGGATCTGGGACAGCGAGCTCAAACGTTACCTCACTGAACAGGAGATGATGCACGCCGAGGTGTATCTGACCGAAGAGGACGCCGTGAAGCTGATGTTTCCCGAGTCGGAACGAGTCAGGAAGGAGATCGTGAGGCTGCATCCGGATCAGAAGGCTCAGATCGAGGCGCGGATCGGATGGAAATTTCCCGAAGAGACGTTCGAGATCTACATCGGTGAAACCGGGTCCGCCTTGGACGGCTACGCCATGGTCCAGAATACCATCGGCAAGCATAAACCGATGACCTACATGGTCGGAGTCGATCCCAAGGGACAGTGCACGAACGTGGAACTGCTGGTGTTCCGCGAATCGCGCGGCAGCGAAGTCCGCACCAAACGCTTCAACGCCCAATACGAGGGCAAAACCGTCTCCGATCCGATCCGGATCAACCGGGACATCCTCAACATCAGCGGCGCGACCATGTCGGTGCGCTCCATGAGCGCCGGCGTGAAACGCGCGCTGGTGCTCATCGACGAACTCTACCTCAAGCCGCTGGGCCGCGGCAGCGACCAGGTCGCGGAAAAGCGGTCCGGTAAAGGCTTTCTCGATTTCCTTTTCAACGAATGA
- a CDS encoding cytochrome c peroxidase, which produces MMTRSHLTQAACRILLSGVVAAVLTIPIAGCSAGDNPDGTAASPAPTGTPGAEQTVGERLFLETRFAQSFKAFLDNGGDVNDPTIGDPVVETVETTGPPISPGPFQGTSINCRSCHFVDDNLGVPGGGMRAYADFARRSPVPARSDGKTHAPRNSPPLVNASLDRPGGSLFHFDAEFNSMEDLVAATFTGRNFGWLPGEKAEAIAHIAGVVRGDDGAGDLAQQFDGLPYRVLFTGTNASIPDEFRLPPEFQVFVGSGTDQEIFDAVVKVVAAYVKGLLFSQTDDNGAPIRSPFDVFLEINGLPQQPDPDESPLDYSRRLRTAIGDPHFAPRFVTSNPNRPDGRFQFHDQPFVFGASELDGLRIFLAEPSSVPPPAPQLASGKIGNCLACHPAPNFTDFTFRNTGTTQTEYDAVHGNGAFAALAIPDLSTRSASPNQFLPATEQHPAAHEPFRSIPSLANPALVDLGLWNVFANPDMPNPQAKIRAMLCETRPAPCPADTLLLTDTIAAFKTPGLRDLGHSAPYMHNGQFDTLDAIIEFYRTISDQARAGTLRNGHLAINRPIQGIALTANDVALLVAFLKSLNEDYQ; this is translated from the coding sequence ATGATGACCAGGAGTCACCTGACTCAGGCGGCGTGTCGCATTCTCCTCTCCGGAGTTGTCGCCGCAGTCCTGACGATTCCTATTGCCGGCTGTTCGGCCGGAGACAACCCCGACGGAACCGCCGCTTCGCCGGCTCCCACCGGGACGCCCGGCGCCGAGCAAACAGTCGGGGAACGACTGTTCCTCGAAACGCGCTTCGCGCAGTCGTTCAAGGCGTTCCTGGACAACGGCGGGGACGTGAACGACCCCACTATCGGCGATCCTGTCGTGGAGACCGTCGAAACCACGGGACCACCGATCAGTCCCGGTCCCTTTCAAGGAACGTCGATCAACTGCCGGTCTTGTCATTTTGTGGATGACAACTTGGGTGTGCCGGGCGGAGGCATGCGAGCCTATGCCGACTTTGCGCGGCGCAGTCCGGTGCCGGCCCGCTCGGACGGCAAGACCCACGCTCCGCGCAATTCTCCGCCGTTGGTGAACGCCTCGCTGGACCGGCCGGGCGGTTCCCTCTTTCACTTCGACGCGGAGTTCAACTCGATGGAGGATCTTGTGGCCGCAACCTTTACGGGCAGGAATTTCGGCTGGCTTCCAGGCGAGAAGGCCGAGGCGATTGCGCACATTGCGGGGGTCGTCCGCGGCGACGACGGCGCCGGCGACCTCGCGCAACAGTTCGACGGCCTCCCGTACCGGGTGCTCTTTACCGGCACGAATGCGTCCATCCCCGACGAATTCCGCCTGCCGCCCGAGTTTCAAGTCTTTGTCGGCTCGGGAACCGATCAAGAGATTTTCGATGCGGTCGTGAAGGTCGTTGCGGCTTACGTGAAGGGGCTGCTCTTTTCACAGACCGACGACAACGGCGCCCCGATCCGCTCGCCGTTCGACGTGTTTCTGGAAATCAATGGCTTGCCTCAGCAACCCGATCCCGATGAATCGCCGTTGGACTATAGCCGGCGCCTCCGCACGGCGATCGGCGATCCTCACTTTGCTCCGCGGTTTGTCACGTCCAATCCCAACAGGCCCGACGGCCGGTTCCAGTTCCACGATCAGCCTTTTGTATTCGGCGCCTCCGAACTCGACGGCCTGCGCATCTTCCTTGCGGAACCGTCGTCAGTTCCGCCTCCGGCTCCCCAATTGGCATCAGGCAAAATCGGCAACTGTCTGGCCTGCCATCCCGCGCCGAACTTCACGGACTTCACGTTCCGCAACACGGGCACGACCCAGACCGAATACGACGCTGTCCACGGCAACGGAGCGTTTGCGGCCCTGGCAATTCCTGACCTTTCCACACGCAGCGCGAGTCCCAATCAGTTCCTGCCGGCCACCGAGCAGCACCCCGCGGCTCACGAACCATTCCGTTCCATCCCCTCCCTCGCGAATCCTGCGCTCGTCGATCTCGGACTCTGGAACGTTTTCGCGAATCCCGACATGCCGAATCCCCAAGCCAAGATCCGCGCCATGCTCTGCGAGACTCGCCCCGCCCCTTGCCCCGCGGATACCCTTTTGCTGACCGACACGATCGCGGCCTTCAAGACTCCGGGGCTCCGTGACCTCGGGCACTCCGCGCCCTATATGCACAACGGCCAATTCGATACGCTGGACGCGATCATCGAATTCTACCGGACGATTTCCGACCAGGCTCGGGCCGGCACCCTGCGGAACGGCCATCTCGCGATCAATCGGCCGATTCAGGGAATCGCCCTCACGGCCAATGACGTGGCCTTGCTCGTGGCCTTCCTGAAATCGTTGAACGAGGACTACCAATAG
- a CDS encoding Crp/Fnr family transcriptional regulator, whose translation MDGVHTTPNKLWYLKHIRLFDGITPSEMQEMERITRMQEVKKRQPLYLPGDPSSNVYLLKKGRVKLANTGASGKEVTFDILEPGEIFGELEVLEGLPRETAAEALDDAMICVIRREDFDRYLAAHPDITVKLTKLIGLRLRKIQSRIEDLVFRDVPARLAHLLIELSKSDGVKEAQGIRLRAKLTHQEMANLIGCSRETVSTTLGQFRDDGLIHMDGRTIVILNPDALARLVS comes from the coding sequence ATGGATGGCGTCCACACTACCCCTAACAAACTCTGGTACCTCAAACACATTCGCCTGTTCGACGGCATCACTCCATCAGAAATGCAGGAGATGGAGCGAATCACCCGCATGCAGGAAGTGAAAAAGCGCCAGCCTCTCTATTTGCCCGGTGACCCCAGCAGCAATGTCTATCTCCTCAAGAAGGGAAGGGTCAAACTGGCGAATACCGGCGCCAGCGGGAAGGAAGTCACGTTTGACATCCTGGAGCCGGGAGAAATCTTTGGAGAGTTGGAGGTGTTGGAGGGCTTGCCTCGTGAGACGGCTGCTGAAGCGTTGGACGATGCCATGATCTGCGTGATTCGGCGCGAAGATTTTGATCGCTACTTAGCGGCCCATCCCGATATCACCGTCAAGCTCACGAAACTGATCGGGTTACGCCTGAGAAAGATCCAGAGCCGCATTGAGGACTTGGTGTTCAGGGACGTGCCGGCGCGCTTGGCTCATTTGCTTATCGAGCTGAGCAAGAGCGACGGCGTGAAAGAAGCGCAAGGGATACGGCTGCGGGCCAAGCTGACCCATCAGGAAATGGCGAACCTGATTGGGTGCAGCCGGGAAACGGTCAGCACCACCCTGGGCCAGTTCCGCGACGATGGTCTCATCCACATGGACGGTCGAACGATCGTGATCCTCAACCCGGATGCGCTGGCGCGCCTGGTGTCGTAA
- a CDS encoding DoxX family protein has product MYGRLVRGLEALLPLFDLSVRLYLAQIFWKGGMVKLSSWMSTVMLFTLVYDVPVLPPEIAAYLATAVELGGSFLLAIGLAGRWAALSLFGLNIVAVLSYGQLSEAAIQEAFYWGILFLYFVLHGPGLLSADALLRHLVRRRQSKSDTEQNLPEQTIPRSA; this is encoded by the coding sequence ATGTACGGTCGATTGGTCAGGGGATTGGAAGCCTTGCTCCCCCTGTTCGACCTGTCAGTCCGCCTGTACCTGGCGCAGATCTTCTGGAAGGGCGGCATGGTCAAGCTCTCCAGTTGGATGTCGACCGTGATGCTCTTCACACTTGTCTACGATGTGCCGGTGCTCCCGCCCGAAATTGCGGCCTACTTGGCGACGGCCGTCGAATTGGGCGGATCGTTCCTGCTGGCGATCGGTCTGGCCGGGCGTTGGGCGGCGCTCTCGCTCTTCGGCCTCAACATCGTGGCGGTGCTCTCATACGGGCAGTTGTCGGAAGCAGCGATCCAGGAAGCGTTTTATTGGGGGATTCTCTTTCTCTATTTCGTACTGCACGGACCAGGACTCCTCTCCGCCGACGCCCTGTTACGCCACCTCGTTCGACGCAGGCAGTCAAAGAGCGATACCGAGCAAAACCTTCCGGAACAGACGATCCCTCGCAGTGCCTAG
- a CDS encoding HvfC/BufC family peptide modification chaperone gives MLRLHEIQQALAEGVIEGKYHVVADAIAPGDSALRSMTLYRRLIRTNYTQVLGVTFPVLRRLV, from the coding sequence ATGTTGCGGCTTCATGAGATTCAGCAGGCATTGGCCGAGGGGGTGATCGAGGGGAAATACCATGTCGTGGCGGATGCGATCGCGCCGGGCGATTCAGCCCTGCGAAGCATGACGCTCTACCGCCGGCTGATCCGGACCAACTATACGCAGGTGCTCGGCGTCACCTTTCCGGTTCTGCGCCGGCTTGTCTGA